The following DNA comes from Candidatus Binatia bacterium.
CGGTACTGCCTTCGTGCCGCCGATGCCGCGCGTGGCGAGTCCGGGGGGCGAAAGCGCTTGCGGTGTATCGCTGTCGGCGCCGGAGCGGGGCACGTCGCGAAGCATCGACTCGAGCCAGGGAAGCCTCGTGAGCGACGTGATCAGCGCCACGGTCTCGCGCCCGTTCTCCGAGTCGACCGCCCACGCGCGAGCCCGGGCCCCGCTCCCGTCCGGCAGGACCTGGCTCGTCGCCGGAGCGATCGGGTTCCGCGCCCGATAGCCCGGAAGCGGAAAGAGCACGCAGTCGTTCCCGGCTTCGTCCTCGTCGAGGACGTAGCAGGTCACGGGATCGGGGCCGGTCTCGATGGAGAGGGAGAGCGCATCACCGGAGCCGATCGTCGTGCCGTCGGCGAGCGGCTCCCTTCCAACCTCGGAGATTCGGTAGAGGACGGGCATGGCTTCGAGTCCGGCCGGCGCCCGGCTCGCCGGCGGAACCGGCGATTCGACCACTCCGGAGGGCGCGGCCCCGGGCGCGCCGGACATGACGGCGGTCGCGGCGATGGCGGGCGCCGTCTCGTTCCTCTGGTATCGGTGCGCCAGCCACGGAATGCCCCACTGCGAAATTCCCGTCGCGACGACCGCGGAGATCACGGCGCACGCCGCGAGCGCGAGGGCCATGGAGTCGCGCCCCGGCGGGCGATAGCTCTCCGCGGGCGCGCGCTTCACCGGCAGCGTGGGATCGAGCGCGGCCCGGAGCTCCTGGGCCATGGCGTTCGGTCCGGCTTGGCGGCGGGCGGGTTCGGGCTCGAGCGCGCGGTCGATCGCGGCGGCCAACGCGCGCGGCACGCCGGGCCGTATTTCCAGAAGCGGCGACGGTCCGCGCCCGAGCGCGAGCAGGAGGTCGCGGGGCGAATCGGCGAGGAACGGATAGCGGCCGGTGAGGAGACGATAGAGCAGGACGCCGAGCGAGTAGACGTCGGAGGCCGGCGTCGGCCGCGAGCCGCGCAGGACTTCGGGCGCCACCGAGAGGAGCGAGCCGCACCCCGAGCCCGCGCCCTTCTCGTCGAAGCGATCGTCCATCGCGCCGAAATCGGCGAGGACGACGCGCCCCCCCTCCTCGCGGAGGACGTTCTCCGTCTTCACGTCCGTATGGATCAGCCCTGCGGCGTGGATCGCGGAGAGCGCGCTGCAGAGCTCGACCCCGATCCGCGCGGTCTCTTCGGGAGCGAACGGCCCGTCCGACTCGAGGAGCTCCTCCAGGGTGCGGCCGCGCACCAGCTCGGTCCAGATGCCCGCGCGCCCCTCCCGCACGGCCACGCCGTACACGGTGAGCACGCCCGGGTGCCGCACGCGCGCCAGTCGGCGGGCCTCCTCGAGGAACTCCGGCACGCCGGCCACCGCGCGCGGAGGGTCGCGCAGCACCTTGAGCGCCACGTCGCGCTGCAGCGAGCGATCGAAGGCGCGGAAGACCTGCCCATACGAGCCCGCGCCGATCTGCTCCAGGATCCGGAGCGGTCCCCACTTGGAATCGGTCGCCAGCAAGGGCGCGTGCAGGGTGGCCCGAATCTCCTCGGCCCCCTTGCCGTAGTCGCGAAACACCGAGTCGATCAGCTCGAACGATCGGATGCGGGCCGCGTCGGGATCCGACGATTCCATCCGCTTCCAGTCGATCTCGGCGCCGTCGGCGACGGCGGCCGCAAGGTGCAGCGTATCCGGGGGGTTCGCTTCGCTCATGGGAGCATCCGGATTGCCGCCGCCAGCCGTTCAATCGCCCGCGTCACGGCCATCCGCGCGGCATTGGGCGTCGAGAACCCCAGCTCGACTGCGATCTCGGCGTTGGTAAGACCCATCTCGCGCATCACGATCAGCTCCTGCTCGCGCGGCGTGAGGCTCGCCAGCGCCCGCTCGTACCGTTCCCTGCGTTCCTTGCCTTCGTACTCCTCGTCGGGCCGCAGCGCGGAATCGGGATAATCCCCATCCAGCTCCGCGCTCGGCTTGCGGCCCATCCACCGGCGGTTCATCGAGACGACTTCGTTCTTGAGGATCTCGTGCAGATATCCCAGGAACGAGCCCTGGTGCCTGTAGACGAACCTGTCCAGGGAGTGAAACGCCTTGGAGAAGCAAATGTGCACAACGTCCCGCGTTTCATTTTGACCGCGTGCGGAGGCGCAGAGTCTTCCGTGGGCCCATCGCATGAGTGGCATGTGGTAGCGCTGGAACAGCAGATCGAAGGCGCGCTGATCGCCGGCCCGCGCGCGCTCGAGGAGGGTGCGCGTGGGGTTCAGGGCCTGGCCGTCGCCGTCCTGGCTCGAGGGGAGCACCATGACGACTTTTCCTCAACGAGGAGATCCGAGCGTAGGGGGCTTACAAGGGGCTGATTATACAGAAGTTACGGCGGATTTCAAGCCGGAAAGAGCCCTGCCGCACCGCGATTTTGCGGCGCGGCAGGGCGGACAGGGCTAGAAGCGAAGGACCGCGGCGATCGGCCGGTCCGTCGGAAGCTCGGTTTGGGGCAGCACGTAGATTTCGGCGCCGCGCTTCCAGGCCTCTTCGCAGACGTCGTCCAGCAGGTCGGCATTGGCATGGCCGTTCGGACCCTGGAGCAGCGTGACCTCCCCGGTTTCCCGGTCGAGGCGGCCCCAGGTGTCCCCGTTCTCCGCGGCGAGGACCGAGCGCACGCGCCCCTGGACGACGGCGGCCGCCACCGGCTCGACGCCGTCCAGCGCCAGTCCCTTCGGCGCGAGCGAACGGTACCGGTCCACCCACTCGGCCACGCGGCGCTCCCGCTCGCGGGTCACGATCGGCCACGCCGCGGCGTGGATCGTCTCGCCGTTCGTGCGATCGAAGTTCCCCTCCAGACCCTCCTCGAGCAGGTGCGGATAGGTGTTCGCCTCCTTGTAGATCGGCCGGTAGTACTTCACCGCCGCCAGGATCAGGGGCGTCCGCTCCTGACGCAGGTACTCGTGGAGGCCCTTGTCCACGGCACGGAAGAACTTGAGCAGGGTCTCCTTCTGGTCCTCCTTGCCGGGACCGCGGCCGTGGTAGGCGCGTCCCCCGAACCCGCCGCCGTGCACGACGACGCCGCGCTGGTGCTCGTCCAGCTCGCTCGCCCCGAGCGCGGCGCTCAGGTCGGCGGGGAGCGCCTGCAGCTCGACCGGCTCGGCGCCGAAGGAGCTGCCGTGGTAGAGGGTGACCGCGTTCTGGCTGATGGCGAGCACGTAGTAGCGCGAATTCGATCGCAGAAACCGGAAGAGCGGCTTGGTGTGGAACGTGTCGGCGACGACGACCGTTTCGGGGAGCGGCATCGGGACGCGGAACGCGGCCACATAGGAGGGCGCCGCGTAGACGGCGAGGCCGTCGAGCGCGTGCTCCCAGACTTCGGAATCGTCGAGGAGGCGTCGCATGGGATCGAGGAGCGTGGCGTGTTCCTTCGCGGATCCGGCCGCGAGCTCGGTTTCCGCCTTGGCCAGCAGGGTCTTGAATTGGATCGGGTCCTGCGTCCACTCGGGATAGCGGCGATGCGTCGCGAGATGGATCGAGACGCAGGGCCGGTCCTGAACGGACAGGAGCTGCTGCAGATCCTCGGCCCGGAACGTCCGGACCGACAGGGAACGGTTGTTGGCTCGAGTCGCCATTCGATTTTCCTATGAAGCGGGTTTCGGCGCTGGAGGCGGCAATGCGCGGGCCTCCACCGCCGATTCGAACCCGCACCGGTTGTGGGTTCCGTCGCAAAAGGGCTTGTTCGACGATTGGCCGCAACGGCAGAGGGTGATCACGGTCCGGCCGGCCAGATCGAACGGGCGCCCATCCTGGTCGACGACCGTGAACTCTCCCTCGATGCGAACCGGGCCGTTGTTGCGAATCGTCACCTTGGCGGGCATGCGCTCCTCCCTGAGGTCGTCGTGATGGCGGCGGGCTTGGCATCGGGGCGCCCGTTGGCCGCCAACCTGGGACCAGTATATACTTCCCGCATGGCTCCCCAGTTCATCTTCACCATGCACAAGGTCGGAAAGGTGCACCCGCCGAACCGCGAGGTGCTCAAGGACATATCGCTGTCGTTCTACCCGGGGGCGAAGATCGGCGTGCTGGGGCAGAACGGCGCCGGAAAGAGCTCGCTCCTCCGCATCATGGCGGGGGTGGATCCCGACTACCTCGGAGAGGCGCGCGCGGCGAAGGGGATCCGTATCGGGTTCCTTCCCCAGGAGCCGGACCTCGATCCTTCCAAGGACGTGCTCGGAAACGTTCTCGAGGGCGTGGCCGAGACGAAGGGACTCCTGGACCGCTTCAACGAGCTGAATCTGAAGCTGGGCGAGGAGCTGTCGCCCGACGCGATGGAAGCGGTCATGGAAGAGCACGGCCGCGTGATGGCGGCCATCGAGGCGCGCAACGCCTGGGAGCTGGACCGCACGGTCGAGATCGCGATGGACGCGCTCCGCGTGCCCGCCGGCGACACCCCGGTCGCGACCCTCTCGGGTGGCGAGCGGCGCCGCGTGGCGCTCTGCCGCCTGCTGTTGTCGGAACCCGACATGCTGCTCCTGGACGAGCCCACGAACCACCTCGACGCCGAGTCGGTGGCCTGGCTGGAGCGCTATCTCAAGGAGTTCCCGGGCACCGTCGTGGCGGTCACCCACGACCGCTACTTCCTGGACAACGTCGCCGGCTGGATCCTCGAGCTGGACCGGGGGCGCGGGATTCCCTGGGAGGGCAACTATTCCTCCTGGCTCGGCCAGAAGAAGGAACGGCTCGCGCTGGAGGAGAAGATCGAGAGCGCTCGGCAGCGCACGCTGGAGCGCGAGCTGGAGTGGATCCGGATGTCGCCCCGCGCGCGCCAGGCGAAGAGCAAGGCGCGCGTCACCGCTTATGAAGAGCTGCTCGCCCAGGAGACCGAGAAGCGGAGCGAGATCACCGAGATCACGATCCCGCCCGGACCCAGGCTGGGGGGCCTGGTCGTGGAGG
Coding sequences within:
- a CDS encoding serine/threonine-protein kinase; the encoded protein is MSEANPPDTLHLAAAVADGAEIDWKRMESSDPDAARIRSFELIDSVFRDYGKGAEEIRATLHAPLLATDSKWGPLRILEQIGAGSYGQVFRAFDRSLQRDVALKVLRDPPRAVAGVPEFLEEARRLARVRHPGVLTVYGVAVREGRAGIWTELVRGRTLEELLESDGPFAPEETARIGVELCSALSAIHAAGLIHTDVKTENVLREEGGRVVLADFGAMDDRFDEKGAGSGCGSLLSVAPEVLRGSRPTPASDVYSLGVLLYRLLTGRYPFLADSPRDLLLALGRGPSPLLEIRPGVPRALAAAIDRALEPEPARRQAGPNAMAQELRAALDPTLPVKRAPAESYRPPGRDSMALALAACAVISAVVATGISQWGIPWLAHRYQRNETAPAIAATAVMSGAPGAAPSGVVESPVPPASRAPAGLEAMPVLYRISEVGREPLADGTTIGSGDALSLSIETGPDPVTCYVLDEDEAGNDCVLFPLPGYRARNPIAPATSQVLPDGSGARARAWAVDSENGRETVALITSLTRLPWLESMLRDVPRSGADSDTPQALSPPGLATRGIGGTKAVPVTGKMAAILDRLRSSEAFRSGRAGLWRIRLEAPPRP
- a CDS encoding sigma-70 family RNA polymerase sigma factor, encoding MVLPSSQDGDGQALNPTRTLLERARAGDQRAFDLLFQRYHMPLMRWAHGRLCASARGQNETRDVVHICFSKAFHSLDRFVYRHQGSFLGYLHEILKNEVVSMNRRWMGRKPSAELDGDYPDSALRPDEEYEGKERRERYERALASLTPREQELIVMREMGLTNAEIAVELGFSTPNAARMAVTRAIERLAAAIRMLP
- a CDS encoding CDGSH iron-sulfur domain-containing protein, whose translation is MPAKVTIRNNGPVRIEGEFTVVDQDGRPFDLAGRTVITLCRCGQSSNKPFCDGTHNRCGFESAVEARALPPPAPKPAS
- the ettA gene encoding energy-dependent translational throttle protein EttA is translated as MAPQFIFTMHKVGKVHPPNREVLKDISLSFYPGAKIGVLGQNGAGKSSLLRIMAGVDPDYLGEARAAKGIRIGFLPQEPDLDPSKDVLGNVLEGVAETKGLLDRFNELNLKLGEELSPDAMEAVMEEHGRVMAAIEARNAWELDRTVEIAMDALRVPAGDTPVATLSGGERRRVALCRLLLSEPDMLLLDEPTNHLDAESVAWLERYLKEFPGTVVAVTHDRYFLDNVAGWILELDRGRGIPWEGNYSSWLGQKKERLALEEKIESARQRTLERELEWIRMSPRARQAKSKARVTAYEELLAQETEKRSEITEITIPPGPRLGGLVVEARDLVKGYGDRALIDGLSFTLPPGGIIGVIGPNGAGKTTLFRMIAGSEKPDGGALRLGDTVKIAYVDQSREALEGSRNVWEEISGGEDLLDVGPRTMPSRAYVAAFGFKGADQQKPVKNLSGGERNRVHLAKLLRSGGNLLLLDEPTNDLDVDTLRALENAILDFAGCVVVISHDRWFLDRIATHMIAFEDDGDVVWFEGNFQDYEANRHMRLGAAADQPHRLKYKKLVRE